GTATGAGGCCAACAGTACCCTGCTAACCGCCCTGTTCCCCCCCGTATCCCTTACGGGAGGGGTGGCCGGGCTCCTCGAGCGACTGGCAAACCCGCAGTCGCTCCAGACCATCATGGATCAGGTGGAGGGGGGTGATGACGGGACCTGGGAGAACTTTGTGCAGGACGCTGGTGGGTGGGATGGGGTAATGGTCAGTTCCGCACCGGGTTGGCGGGAGGCAGAGGGTAAGACGGTCGCCCAACTGGCGCAGGCCTGTGCCCGCACGCCGCGGGAGGCGGTGGTGGAGTTGGTGAGGCGGACGGCGGGCAACGGTACGGTCGTCACCTTCACCATGTCGGCCGAGGACATCCGGGCCATCGCTGTGCATCCGGCAGTGATGGTCGGGTCAGACGGAATGCCGGGACCGGGCAAGCCGCATCCCCGGCAGTACGGGACGTTCCCCCGAGTGCTCAGACTGTTCGTGCGAGAAAAGCAGTGGCTGACGCTCGAGTCTGCAGTACACAAGATGACGGGCCTGTCGGCCCGGGTGTACGGGCTGACCGATCGGGGCTTGGTCGCCCCCGGCTACTTCGCGGACTTGGTCGTCTTCGACCCTGAACTGGTGCGGGATACGGCCACGTATGAATCCCCGCGCCAGCACCCTCTCGGAGTCGAGGCCGTGATCGTCAACGGTAGGTTGGCCTTGCGGCGTGGAGAGCTCGGCGAACCCGCCGGCAGGGTATTGCAGAGAGCCGGAAAGGAGGTTAGCGAATGAGCGGCCAGGGTATCGTGTATGTAATCATGATCCTGTACTTTGCGGTAGTCCTCGGGATAGGGTATGCCTTTCGCAAACAGGAGTCCCTCGACGATTACGGGCTGGCCGGGCGGTCCCTGACGACACCTGTCTTTGTGGCTACTTCGGTGGCCACCTGGATTGGTGCCGGTTCCATCATGGGACTGGGTGGGCAAGGATACACGATTGGGATCGGCGGATACTGGTGGGCTTTCGGTTGGGCTGCGCTGTGGTGCCCGATTCTCATCGGCTGGCTGGGTGCAAGAAGGATACGCCGGACGGGGCTCTACACGATCAGCGACGTCGTGGGGGAGCGCTTTGACGATCGGTCGCGCGTGCTCTCAGCGGTGCTACTCCTTTTCTATACCCTCACCCAAATGACCTTACAGGTCATCTCTGCTGGGGTTATCGTTAACGTCCTACTCGGCATACCCGCGTGGGTCGGTGCCGTCGTGGGAACACTGGTCATGCTCACATACACTGTGATGGGCGGCCTCAAGGCAGAGGTGTGGACTGACGTGCTTCAGTTCGGCATCCTCATTCCTGCTTTCCTGGCCATGTTAATCTTTTACTGGATTAAGCTGGGTGGTACCGGCGTGCTTGTCAGCCAGTTACCACAACACTTCGACCTGTTCCGACCAGGGTCCACCCAGATCTGGGCGTGGCTTCTCAGCATCGGGCCTGGCGTCACGCTGGCCACGTATACGTGGCAACGCCTGCTGGCGGCAAAAGATGAGCGGACCGCGCGTGCCGGGGCATTTTACTCGTACGGGTTCGCGGCCGTTTACTACCTTGTGCCCTTCTTCCTGGGTATCTG
This portion of the Bacillota bacterium genome encodes:
- a CDS encoding sodium:solute symporter family protein is translated as MSGQGIVYVIMILYFAVVLGIGYAFRKQESLDDYGLAGRSLTTPVFVATSVATWIGAGSIMGLGGQGYTIGIGGYWWAFGWAALWCPILIGWLGARRIRRTGLYTISDVVGERFDDRSRVLSAVLLLFYTLTQMTLQVISAGVIVNVLLGIPAWVGAVVGTLVMLTYTVMGGLKAEVWTDVLQFGILIPAFLAMLIFYWIKLGGTGVLVSQLPQHFDLFRPGSTQIWAWLLSIGPGVTLATYTWQRLLAAKDERTARAGAFYSYGFAAVYYLVPFFLGICAAAAYPGLKDPQQAVPKLILGLHPALAGIMLAAFLAVLMSSADSILLYGATTFTQDIYRRFINPAASQRKLAYVARLATLLMGLFALAWGLWMPVIMPIWNLGYAVLSGALFCPVWVGLLWKRATPDASFWTMLVCAIVYSVLYFVKPLGLDPIFFVLPFSAVLIVVLSFLTTETPRERLERIFG